Proteins co-encoded in one Parus major isolate Abel chromosome 17, Parus_major1.1, whole genome shotgun sequence genomic window:
- the LOC107212107 gene encoding discoidin domain-containing receptor 2-like isoform X2: protein MHEGTIRDEDITASSQWYDSTGPQYARLQREEGDGAWCPAGLLEPEDVQFLQIDLHKLFFITLVGTQGRHARATGKEFARAYRIDYSRNGERWISWRGRKVIDGNTDTYDVVLKDLRPPIIARFVRLIPVTKAPMTVCMRVELYGCVWHDGLASYSIPEGGTIAAPGFPIVYLNDSTYDGYQERRHLYGGLGQLTDGVLGLDDFTQSHQYRVWPGYDYVGWRNESFSTGAVEMEFQFDRPRNFTSMKVHCNNMFSKGVKIFQRVECLFKPRLIADWEPEAVGVATVLDDKNPSARFVTVPLQQRVGKAILCRFYFADTWMMMSEISFQSDMESVNPSFVTVATSTTDLLETELNVTEGTWGTTSSVTSTWIGEKADDSNTSILVGCLVAIILLLLMIIIIILWKQYVQKRLEKAPRRILEEDATVRLSFYSYTIANNQTQIHQSNPTYERAFPLDLEYHQPATLLQKLPELSQSAEDSVCSGDYAEPDLTKSTPHQGFQNNVPHYAETDIVHLQGVTGNNMYAVPALTVDSLTKKDISVGEFPRQQLRLKEKLGEGQFGEVHLCEADGLLEFLGVSSSEFTHQPVLVAVKMLRSDVNKTARNDFLKEIKIMSRLKNPNIIRLLGVCVRDDPLCMITEYMENGDLNQFLSQREIYSKFAISNNIPCVTHSNLLYMATQIASGMKYLASLNFVHRDLATRNCLVGNSYTIKIADFGMSRNLYSGDYYRIQGRAVLPIRWMAWESILLGKFTTASDVWAFGVTLWEMFVLCKEQPYSLLTDEQVIENTGEFFRSQGRQIYLSQTPLCPNPVFDLMLKCWSRDIKDRPTFDMIHQFLLEQMESNI, encoded by the exons ATGCACGAGGGGACCATCAGGGATGAGGACATCACTGCTTCCAGCCAGTGGTACGACTCCACAGGGCCCCAGTACGCACG GTTACAGAGGGAAGAGGGGGATGGAGCCTGGTGCCCAGCTGGTTTGCTGGAGCCTGAAGATGTGCAGTTCCTGCAGATTGACCTGCACAAGCTGTTCTTCATCACCCTGGTGGGCACCCAGGGCCGGCACGCCCGCGCCACGGGCAAGGAGTTCGCCCGCGCCTACCGCATCGACTACAGCCGGAACGGGGAGCGCTGGATCTCCTGGAGGGGCAGGAAG gtGATCGACGGCAACACCGACACCTACGACGTGGTGCTGAAGGACCTGCGGCCGCCCATCATCGCGCGCTTCGTGCGGCTGATCCCCGTCACCAAGGCACCCATGACTGTCTGCATGAGGGTGGAGCTCTATGGCTGCGTCTGGCACG ATGGTTTGGCATCCTACAGCATCCCTGAAGGAGGGACAATAGCAGCTCCTGGCTTCCCCATTGTTTATCTGAATGACTCGACCTACGATGGCTACCAGGAGCGCAG GCACCTGTATGGAGGGCTGGGCCAGCTCACAGATGGAGTGCTGGGGCTGGATGACTTCACCCAGAGCCACCAGTACCGCGTGTGGCCGGGCTATGACTACGTGGGCTGGAGGAACGAGAGCTTCAGCACGGGCGCCGTGGAAATGGAGTTCCAGTTTGACCGCCCGCGGAACTTCACCTCCATGAAG GTACACTGTAACAACATGTTTTCCAAGGGGGTGAAGATTTTCCAGAGGGTGGAGTGCCTGTTCAAACCCCGGCTGATTGCAGACTGGGAGCCCGAGGCTGTGGGGGTGGCCACGGTCCTGGATGACAAAAACCCCAGCGCCAGGTTTGTCACCGTGCCCCTGCAGCAGCGCGTGGGCAAGGCCATCCTGTGCCGCTTCTACTTCGCTGACACCTGGATGATGATGAGTGAGATTTCCTTCCAGTCAG ACATGGAGAGTGTGAATCCCAGTTTTGTTACGGTAGCCACAAGCACCACGGATCTCCTGGAAACGGAGCTCAATGTGACTGAGGGCACCTGGG GAACCACATCTTCTGTAACCAGCACCTGGATAGGGGAGAAGGCAGATGACTCCAACACCTCCATCCTCGTGGGCTGCCTTGTGGCTATTattctgctgctcctgatgaTTATAATCATCATTCTGTGGAAGCAATATGTGCAaaaaaggttggaaaag GCCCCACGTCGAATCCTGGAGGAGGATGCCACAGTTCGCCTCTCCTTCTACAGCTACACCATTGCCAACAACCAGACCCAGATCCACCAGTCAAACCCCACCTATGAACGTGCTTTCCCACTGGATTTGGAATATCACCAGCCAGCTACACTGCTCCAAAAGCTTCCAGAGCTCTCCCAAAGTGCAGAGGATTCAG TGTGCAGTGGGGACTACGCTGAGCCCGACCTCACCAAGTCCACCCCTCACCAAGGCTTCCAGAACAACGTCCCCCACTACGCCGAGACCGACATCGTGCACCTGCAGGGGGTGACTGGTAACAACATGTACGCAGTGCCAGCCCTCACCGTGGACTCCCTGACCAAGAAGGACATCTCCGTGGGGGAattccccaggcagcagctgaggctcaAGGAGAAGCTGGGGGAAGGACAGTTTGGAGAG gtgCACCTCTGTGAAGCTGATGGCCTGCTGGAGTTCCTGGGAGTCTCATCCTCAGAATTCACTCACCAGCCGGTTCTTGTGGCAGTGAAGATGCTGAGATCAGATGTCAACAAAACAGCCAG GAATGATTTCCTGAAGGAGATCAAGATCATGTCCCGGCTGAAGAACCCGAACATCATCCGGCTGCTGGGCGTGTGCGTGCGGGACGACCCCCTGTGCATGATAACAGAGTACATGGAGAATGGAGACCTCAACCAGTTCCTGTCTCAGAGGGAGATCTACAGCAAATTTGCCATTTCAAACAACATCCCCTGTGTCAC CCACTCCAACCTGCTGTACATGGCCACCCAGATCGCCTCGGGGATGAAGTACTTGGCATCCCTCAACTTTGTGCACAGGGATCTGGCAACTCGCAACTGCCTGGTGGGGAACAGCTACACCATCAAGATTGCAGACTTTGGCATGAGCAGGAACCTCTACAGTGGGGATTACTACAGGATCCAggggagagctgtgctgcccaTCCGTTGGATGGCCTGGGAAAGCATCCTACTG ggcaAGTTCACCACAGCCAGCGACGTGTGGGCGTTCGGGGTGACCCTGTGGGAGATGTTTGTGCTGTGCAAGGAGCAGCCCTACAGCCTCCTGACA
- the LOC107212107 gene encoding discoidin domain-containing receptor 2-like isoform X1, which produces MIFCMLLLASLPEPSGTEVNPAICRYPLGMHEGTIRDEDITASSQWYDSTGPQYARLQREEGDGAWCPAGLLEPEDVQFLQIDLHKLFFITLVGTQGRHARATGKEFARAYRIDYSRNGERWISWRGRKVIDGNTDTYDVVLKDLRPPIIARFVRLIPVTKAPMTVCMRVELYGCVWHDGLASYSIPEGGTIAAPGFPIVYLNDSTYDGYQERRHLYGGLGQLTDGVLGLDDFTQSHQYRVWPGYDYVGWRNESFSTGAVEMEFQFDRPRNFTSMKVHCNNMFSKGVKIFQRVECLFKPRLIADWEPEAVGVATVLDDKNPSARFVTVPLQQRVGKAILCRFYFADTWMMMSEISFQSDMESVNPSFVTVATSTTDLLETELNVTEGTWGTTSSVTSTWIGEKADDSNTSILVGCLVAIILLLLMIIIIILWKQYVQKRLEKAPRRILEEDATVRLSFYSYTIANNQTQIHQSNPTYERAFPLDLEYHQPATLLQKLPELSQSAEDSVCSGDYAEPDLTKSTPHQGFQNNVPHYAETDIVHLQGVTGNNMYAVPALTVDSLTKKDISVGEFPRQQLRLKEKLGEGQFGEVHLCEADGLLEFLGVSSSEFTHQPVLVAVKMLRSDVNKTARNDFLKEIKIMSRLKNPNIIRLLGVCVRDDPLCMITEYMENGDLNQFLSQREIYSKFAISNNIPCVTHSNLLYMATQIASGMKYLASLNFVHRDLATRNCLVGNSYTIKIADFGMSRNLYSGDYYRIQGRAVLPIRWMAWESILLGKFTTASDVWAFGVTLWEMFVLCKEQPYSLLTDEQVIENTGEFFRSQGRQIYLSQTPLCPNPVFDLMLKCWSRDIKDRPTFDMIHQFLLEQMESNI; this is translated from the exons ATGATCTTCtgcatgctgctgctggcctcCCTGCCTGAGCCCTCTGGCACCGAAGTCAACCCTG CAATCTGTCGTTATCCCCTGGGGATGCACGAGGGGACCATCAGGGATGAGGACATCACTGCTTCCAGCCAGTGGTACGACTCCACAGGGCCCCAGTACGCACG GTTACAGAGGGAAGAGGGGGATGGAGCCTGGTGCCCAGCTGGTTTGCTGGAGCCTGAAGATGTGCAGTTCCTGCAGATTGACCTGCACAAGCTGTTCTTCATCACCCTGGTGGGCACCCAGGGCCGGCACGCCCGCGCCACGGGCAAGGAGTTCGCCCGCGCCTACCGCATCGACTACAGCCGGAACGGGGAGCGCTGGATCTCCTGGAGGGGCAGGAAG gtGATCGACGGCAACACCGACACCTACGACGTGGTGCTGAAGGACCTGCGGCCGCCCATCATCGCGCGCTTCGTGCGGCTGATCCCCGTCACCAAGGCACCCATGACTGTCTGCATGAGGGTGGAGCTCTATGGCTGCGTCTGGCACG ATGGTTTGGCATCCTACAGCATCCCTGAAGGAGGGACAATAGCAGCTCCTGGCTTCCCCATTGTTTATCTGAATGACTCGACCTACGATGGCTACCAGGAGCGCAG GCACCTGTATGGAGGGCTGGGCCAGCTCACAGATGGAGTGCTGGGGCTGGATGACTTCACCCAGAGCCACCAGTACCGCGTGTGGCCGGGCTATGACTACGTGGGCTGGAGGAACGAGAGCTTCAGCACGGGCGCCGTGGAAATGGAGTTCCAGTTTGACCGCCCGCGGAACTTCACCTCCATGAAG GTACACTGTAACAACATGTTTTCCAAGGGGGTGAAGATTTTCCAGAGGGTGGAGTGCCTGTTCAAACCCCGGCTGATTGCAGACTGGGAGCCCGAGGCTGTGGGGGTGGCCACGGTCCTGGATGACAAAAACCCCAGCGCCAGGTTTGTCACCGTGCCCCTGCAGCAGCGCGTGGGCAAGGCCATCCTGTGCCGCTTCTACTTCGCTGACACCTGGATGATGATGAGTGAGATTTCCTTCCAGTCAG ACATGGAGAGTGTGAATCCCAGTTTTGTTACGGTAGCCACAAGCACCACGGATCTCCTGGAAACGGAGCTCAATGTGACTGAGGGCACCTGGG GAACCACATCTTCTGTAACCAGCACCTGGATAGGGGAGAAGGCAGATGACTCCAACACCTCCATCCTCGTGGGCTGCCTTGTGGCTATTattctgctgctcctgatgaTTATAATCATCATTCTGTGGAAGCAATATGTGCAaaaaaggttggaaaag GCCCCACGTCGAATCCTGGAGGAGGATGCCACAGTTCGCCTCTCCTTCTACAGCTACACCATTGCCAACAACCAGACCCAGATCCACCAGTCAAACCCCACCTATGAACGTGCTTTCCCACTGGATTTGGAATATCACCAGCCAGCTACACTGCTCCAAAAGCTTCCAGAGCTCTCCCAAAGTGCAGAGGATTCAG TGTGCAGTGGGGACTACGCTGAGCCCGACCTCACCAAGTCCACCCCTCACCAAGGCTTCCAGAACAACGTCCCCCACTACGCCGAGACCGACATCGTGCACCTGCAGGGGGTGACTGGTAACAACATGTACGCAGTGCCAGCCCTCACCGTGGACTCCCTGACCAAGAAGGACATCTCCGTGGGGGAattccccaggcagcagctgaggctcaAGGAGAAGCTGGGGGAAGGACAGTTTGGAGAG gtgCACCTCTGTGAAGCTGATGGCCTGCTGGAGTTCCTGGGAGTCTCATCCTCAGAATTCACTCACCAGCCGGTTCTTGTGGCAGTGAAGATGCTGAGATCAGATGTCAACAAAACAGCCAG GAATGATTTCCTGAAGGAGATCAAGATCATGTCCCGGCTGAAGAACCCGAACATCATCCGGCTGCTGGGCGTGTGCGTGCGGGACGACCCCCTGTGCATGATAACAGAGTACATGGAGAATGGAGACCTCAACCAGTTCCTGTCTCAGAGGGAGATCTACAGCAAATTTGCCATTTCAAACAACATCCCCTGTGTCAC CCACTCCAACCTGCTGTACATGGCCACCCAGATCGCCTCGGGGATGAAGTACTTGGCATCCCTCAACTTTGTGCACAGGGATCTGGCAACTCGCAACTGCCTGGTGGGGAACAGCTACACCATCAAGATTGCAGACTTTGGCATGAGCAGGAACCTCTACAGTGGGGATTACTACAGGATCCAggggagagctgtgctgcccaTCCGTTGGATGGCCTGGGAAAGCATCCTACTG ggcaAGTTCACCACAGCCAGCGACGTGTGGGCGTTCGGGGTGACCCTGTGGGAGATGTTTGTGCTGTGCAAGGAGCAGCCCTACAGCCTCCTGACA